GCTGAGACGCTGGCGCTTCTGCTGGACTATCTTCCGCGTGCCTATCCGCACATCTACAGGGTATCCGGTGACCATGTGACGGTGGTGCCTGCTCAACTGGACCTGAATATTTCGGACTATTCACACGCGCCGCTGGAACTTGCCTGCCGGCTGGTTCAGGACGACCTGGTTATCATGCGCAAGGGCAGCGCCGGATACCGTATTTCAGCGGCAGCGGTGTGTTTTCCGTCGACCTGGGTGCTGGCGGACAAGTTTGCAAAGCCGATTGCGGACGTGCACGCGCCGGTGCCGGGGTTCGGACCGGGAACGCGAACCGCCAGCCTGATTGACCGGATCTTCGACAACCTGAAAGCAGGTCATCCGGTACAGCGATGCAACTGGTCCATCTACGAAGTGCCGGACCTGCATCATCCGTTCAGCCATTCCACCCATACAAGGTGGACCGACACGTCCGACGGCTTCTTTACCGGGACATGGTTGCGCGCAGAACGCCAGACCCTGACCCGGTTGCCGAAATCAGGTGATGTGCTGTTTACAATCCAGATCGTCGTTGATCCCGTTTCACTGCTCATGACACATCCGGACAGACGTGAAATCGCGGCCCGGCTGAAAGGCCATATAGAAGGCCTCGACGCGGACGAGCTTGCCTACAAGGGAATTTCCGATCATCGCGAGGTGGTTCTTTCAGAACTGTCTTCGCTGGCGGAGCAGGGCGAAAAGTGAACGAGAAATCAAACCAGAAAGACACTGAGGCCAATTCACTGACCGGCCGGTTGTCGCGTTATGCGAAAGTGGGGACCGGGGTCGGGTCGGCGGCCGCTAGGGTTGCCGCGAGCCGGGCATTCTCCTCCGACAAGGACCGTATGGCGGAAGCAAAACTGTTCAGGCAGGCCCTGGGGTCCCTGAAAGGGCCGCTGATGAAGGTTGCGCAGTTGCTGGCAACCATTCCCGAAGCGCTGCCGGCGGAGTTTGCGGAAGAACTGGCACAGTTGCAGAACGAGGCGCCGGCCATGGGCTGGCCATTCGTACGCCGCCGCATGGCGGCGGAACTGGGGGCGGACTGGCAGGGCAGGTTTGCCTCGTTTGAACGCGAGGCCACCGCAGCTGCCTCACTGGGCCAGGTACACCGCGCCACATCGCATGCGGGTGAGGCGCTGGCCTGCAAGCTGCAGTATCCTGACATGGCGTCGGCTGTGGAAGCCGACCTGTCGCAACTCAAGGTATTGTTTGCGCTGCACCGGCAGATCAGCAAGGCCATCGACACCACCGAGATAGCCGGCGAGATCGGTGCCCGGTTGCGTGAAGAACTGGATTATGTCCGTGAAGCAGGCCACATGCGGTTGTACAAGACGGTGCTGGCCGACCGGCCTGACATTCATGTCCCCGATCTGCATGAGGATCTGTCCACCAGCCGCCTGATTACCATGCAGTGGCTGGACGGCCGCAAACTGCTGGAGTTCAAGGATGACAGCCAGGACGTGCGCAACATGTTGTGCCGCAACATGTTTGATGCATGGTGGCGCCCGTTCACCAGCCACGGCGTCATCCATGGCGACCCGCATCTCGGCAACTACACGGCATGGTCTGACAGCGCAGGCCAG
Above is a window of Anderseniella sp. Alg231-50 DNA encoding:
- a CDS encoding AarF/UbiB family protein, which translates into the protein MNEKSNQKDTEANSLTGRLSRYAKVGTGVGSAAARVAASRAFSSDKDRMAEAKLFRQALGSLKGPLMKVAQLLATIPEALPAEFAEELAQLQNEAPAMGWPFVRRRMAAELGADWQGRFASFEREATAAASLGQVHRATSHAGEALACKLQYPDMASAVEADLSQLKVLFALHRQISKAIDTTEIAGEIGARLREELDYVREAGHMRLYKTVLADRPDIHVPDLHEDLSTSRLITMQWLDGRKLLEFKDDSQDVRNMLCRNMFDAWWRPFTSHGVIHGDPHLGNYTAWSDSAGQPQGLNLLDFGCVRVFPPSFVKGVVELYRGLQADDRDRIVSAYDIWGFKGLNNELIDILNVWARFIYGPLLTDKVMKISDGSGSAAQYGRQQAFTVHKQLKEKGPVRVPREFVFMDRAAIGLGSVFIHLRAEMNFHQLFENALQSHELETVGQRQADALQAAGVAPAIEAA
- a CDS encoding heme-dependent oxidative N-demethylase family protein, which gives rise to MTGLSPHSALNPDKLPRPFSVGLSALDPKDWIVPDIHLADQLRDKGRHFAERREAVFQAEDDTLDAQAETLALLLDYLPRAYPHIYRVSGDHVTVVPAQLDLNISDYSHAPLELACRLVQDDLVIMRKGSAGYRISAAAVCFPSTWVLADKFAKPIADVHAPVPGFGPGTRTASLIDRIFDNLKAGHPVQRCNWSIYEVPDLHHPFSHSTHTRWTDTSDGFFTGTWLRAERQTLTRLPKSGDVLFTIQIVVDPVSLLMTHPDRREIAARLKGHIEGLDADELAYKGISDHREVVLSELSSLAEQGEK